Proteins from one Gimesia maris genomic window:
- a CDS encoding SPOR domain-containing protein: MNRLAPNLDCLRGPVSFSLAICFCLLAACSSEKKSPQAAEESVVIVADAPVETAGSEKTVPPQNVRQNTPQPEKTPATSSTAAPEASKPDQTIYRPSDQRPVHNNQRLELLGIKCYESPRLKLYTDIDPKIAVTLPAVIDQAYASLADYFGPLPPDREGTEFQVTGYIMQNRALFREAGVILDSLPAIVNGRHQGAQFWMDAQSQPYYLKHLMLHEYTHCYSMIMGDIGAPVWYLEGIAESMATHTTDADGKIHLNVMPHNKNDFGGLGRITLIEDAVEQAPPRSIQEIMQFHPANFLYNNEEYAWSWALCQFFDKHPVYGSPFRELAQHMHGDGFSKKIQEMLGDDYAKVNDDWMLFARNLQPGYDFQNAAVTFASGESLRPDSSATAVVNSQKGWQSSGIHVEQGIVYEVSATGRFTLAQKPKPWESTADGISFQYFKGQPLGRLIMMIQPDPDMKLTHPNSILKEYPLGAHASWMAPVSGTVYFRLNDAWNSLADNRGEVEVTLQRKSKPTTGDDSDR, from the coding sequence ATGAATAGACTTGCTCCCAACCTGGACTGTCTCAGAGGCCCTGTATCTTTTTCACTGGCAATCTGTTTCTGTCTGCTCGCCGCGTGTAGCTCTGAAAAAAAATCGCCGCAAGCAGCTGAAGAATCCGTGGTGATTGTCGCTGATGCTCCCGTCGAAACAGCGGGAAGTGAAAAAACTGTTCCGCCACAGAACGTCAGGCAAAATACGCCTCAGCCTGAAAAAACTCCGGCCACGTCATCCACGGCCGCTCCCGAAGCTTCGAAACCGGATCAGACGATCTACCGCCCCAGTGATCAGAGGCCCGTCCATAATAATCAGCGACTGGAACTTTTGGGGATTAAATGTTACGAATCTCCGCGGCTGAAACTGTACACAGATATTGATCCCAAAATTGCAGTCACGCTACCGGCGGTGATCGATCAGGCTTATGCTTCGCTGGCCGACTATTTTGGTCCGCTGCCTCCCGATCGTGAAGGAACGGAATTTCAGGTCACCGGTTACATCATGCAGAACCGGGCCCTGTTCAGGGAAGCGGGGGTGATTCTGGATTCACTTCCGGCAATTGTGAACGGTCGGCATCAGGGGGCTCAGTTCTGGATGGACGCACAGAGTCAGCCTTATTACCTCAAACATCTGATGCTGCATGAATACACGCATTGCTATAGCATGATCATGGGGGACATTGGTGCTCCGGTCTGGTATCTGGAGGGCATTGCAGAGTCAATGGCAACCCATACCACGGACGCAGACGGTAAGATTCACTTAAATGTGATGCCTCATAATAAAAATGATTTTGGTGGCCTGGGACGAATCACTCTGATTGAAGATGCAGTGGAACAGGCTCCCCCCAGGTCGATTCAGGAGATCATGCAGTTTCATCCGGCAAACTTTTTATATAACAATGAAGAATATGCCTGGTCCTGGGCCTTATGTCAGTTTTTTGATAAGCATCCTGTCTATGGAAGCCCATTTCGCGAACTGGCTCAGCATATGCATGGAGACGGGTTCTCTAAAAAAATTCAGGAAATGCTGGGCGATGATTATGCCAAAGTGAATGATGACTGGATGCTGTTCGCCCGCAATCTGCAACCGGGCTACGATTTCCAGAATGCGGCAGTGACGTTTGCTTCAGGTGAATCTTTGCGGCCTGATAGCAGCGCGACGGCAGTGGTAAACAGTCAAAAAGGCTGGCAGTCAAGTGGAATTCATGTCGAGCAGGGAATTGTATATGAAGTCAGTGCTACGGGGCGATTTACGCTGGCTCAGAAACCAAAGCCGTGGGAGAGTACTGCGGACGGAATCAGTTTTCAGTATTTCAAAGGACAGCCATTGGGGCGGTTGATCATGATGATTCAACCGGATCCGGATATGAAGCTGACCCATCCCAATTCGATCTTAAAAGAATACCCGCTTGGTGCCCATGCCAGCTGGATGGCTCCCGTGAGCGGTACCGTTTATTTTCGCTTGAACGATGCCTGGAATTCACTGGCGGATAACAGGGGGGAAGTAGAAGTCACACTGCAGCGAAAGTCAAAGCCGACCACTGGAGATGATTCGGACAGATAA
- a CDS encoding sugar phosphate isomerase/epimerase family protein: MSAFRYSLNASTIRTTPLLEKISVTAEAGYEGIELWFDEIEAYLEAGGTLETISAAIQKSGLAIPTMIMLRDWWSASEEEYPTVFEICLKRIKIAAELGAEYVIACPHREVPDYDLGGKRYRELLEAGIEAGAKPAVEFLGFVEAVTKIEDALQVVEKSAHPQATLVLDPFHVFRGGGSMETIAQLKPAQIAISHFNDAVDTIPREQQMDPDRVLPGDGHLDLTRYCRLLKQIGYNSWLSLELFRDDLWQQDPLSVARLGLERMRSIAENA, translated from the coding sequence ATGAGTGCTTTTCGTTACAGCCTGAATGCCAGTACAATCCGTACCACTCCTCTGCTTGAAAAAATCAGCGTGACGGCGGAAGCCGGCTACGAAGGCATTGAGCTGTGGTTTGATGAAATCGAAGCATATCTGGAGGCAGGAGGAACACTGGAGACAATTTCTGCGGCAATTCAGAAATCCGGCCTGGCCATTCCCACCATGATCATGCTGCGAGACTGGTGGTCCGCATCAGAAGAAGAGTACCCGACTGTGTTTGAGATCTGTCTGAAACGCATCAAAATCGCTGCCGAACTGGGGGCGGAATATGTCATCGCCTGTCCGCATCGTGAAGTCCCCGATTATGATCTGGGCGGCAAACGCTATCGGGAACTGCTTGAAGCCGGCATTGAAGCAGGGGCCAAACCGGCAGTCGAATTCCTGGGCTTCGTCGAAGCCGTCACAAAAATCGAAGACGCACTGCAGGTCGTCGAGAAATCGGCACATCCCCAGGCGACGTTAGTCCTCGATCCGTTTCATGTCTTCCGCGGCGGAGGCAGCATGGAAACGATCGCGCAGCTGAAACCAGCTCAGATCGCGATTTCCCATTTCAACGACGCCGTCGATACGATTCCCCGCGAACAGCAGATGGATCCGGATCGTGTGCTTCCTGGCGACGGGCACCTCGACCTGACCCGCTATTGCCGGCTCTTAAAACAGATTGGTTACAACAGCTGGCTTTCACTGGAACTGTTTCGCGACGACCTCTGGCAGCAGGACCCGCTCAGTGTTGCCCGGCTCGGCCTGGAACGTATGCGGTCGATTGCAGAAAATGCCTGA
- a CDS encoding Gfo/Idh/MocA family protein — translation MSEKASEQQPNQSRRKFMKQSLTTLATTGLVVNPALTSGAFAASTELIKVGLVGCGGRGTGAAAQTLRADSNVELVALADAFGDQLEQSYQNLKKTEVQDRIKVDADHKFVGFDAFQKLIDSDVDLVILATPPHFRPQHLQACIDAGKHVFCEKPVAVDAPGIRSVLKTTAEAKKKNLTIVSGLCWRYETGMQEMVDKIHNGGIGDIIAMHSTRYLGGVAKMVKRKPEWSDMEYQMRNWYYYTWLSGDFNTEQFVHELDKQSWVMGEYPVRCYSTGGRQTRTGEDYGQIFDHFSTVYEYANGAKFVASTRHQLGCSSMFVDTVSGTEGTATLMKYQIEGKNPWKGARRRTNMHQLEHNEMYKALRNGEVINNGEYMANSSMMGIIARMSAYTGKTLTWEEAMNSKEDLSPEKYDMTMSLPEPKVATPGVTPFV, via the coding sequence ATGTCCGAAAAAGCATCTGAACAACAGCCGAACCAGAGTCGCCGTAAATTTATGAAACAGTCTCTGACCACGCTGGCAACAACGGGGCTGGTTGTAAATCCGGCATTAACTTCTGGTGCTTTTGCTGCCAGTACCGAATTGATTAAAGTCGGACTGGTTGGTTGTGGCGGTCGTGGAACAGGAGCGGCAGCACAGACCCTGCGGGCGGATTCGAATGTCGAACTGGTCGCACTGGCGGATGCATTTGGCGATCAGCTGGAGCAGAGTTATCAGAACCTGAAAAAAACGGAAGTTCAGGATCGCATCAAAGTCGACGCGGACCATAAATTTGTCGGTTTTGATGCCTTTCAGAAACTGATTGATTCTGATGTGGATCTGGTTATTCTGGCAACACCTCCTCATTTCCGTCCACAGCATCTGCAGGCATGTATCGATGCCGGCAAGCATGTGTTCTGTGAAAAACCGGTCGCCGTGGATGCACCCGGGATTCGCTCTGTACTGAAAACAACTGCTGAAGCGAAAAAGAAAAACCTCACGATCGTTTCCGGTCTCTGCTGGCGGTATGAGACGGGGATGCAGGAGATGGTCGATAAAATTCATAATGGTGGCATTGGTGATATCATCGCCATGCACAGCACCCGCTATCTGGGCGGAGTTGCCAAAATGGTGAAACGCAAGCCGGAATGGTCAGACATGGAATACCAGATGCGAAACTGGTATTACTACACCTGGTTGTCGGGTGACTTCAATACCGAACAGTTCGTGCATGAGCTGGATAAGCAGTCCTGGGTCATGGGAGAATATCCTGTCCGCTGCTACAGCACAGGCGGACGTCAGACCCGAACCGGTGAAGATTACGGACAAATATTTGATCACTTCAGTACGGTGTACGAGTATGCCAACGGGGCGAAGTTTGTCGCGTCCACCCGTCATCAACTGGGCTGCAGTTCCATGTTTGTGGATACCGTGTCAGGGACCGAGGGGACTGCCACGCTGATGAAATACCAGATCGAAGGTAAGAATCCCTGGAAAGGCGCTCGTCGTCGCACCAACATGCATCAGCTGGAACATAATGAGATGTACAAAGCCCTCAGAAATGGTGAAGTGATCAATAATGGCGAGTACATGGCGAACAGTTCCATGATGGGAATTATCGCCCGTATGTCTGCCTATACGGGCAAGACGCTCACTTGGGAAGAAGCCATGAATTCCAAAGAAGATCTTTCTCCCGAGAAATACGACATGACCATGTCGCTGCCCGAACCCAAAGTGGCGACACCCGGTGTGACTCCCTTCGTATGA
- a CDS encoding pectate lyase, whose protein sequence is MSETRPLMRMCFLFCISFVFFCVIADDLPGADVTDAAARQAMQKATNYFTSQVSTEGGYLWLYSQDLKEREGENQAPASRVWVQPPGTPSVGEAYLRAYQKTGEPYLLKAAKSAAYALVNGQLKSGGWNYYIDYEDRKSYQYRVNGGGPKARNTTTLDDNTTQAALQFLILMDQELKFQDQSIHEAAMYALNALLKAQYPNGGWPQRFDSPPDPQEYPVIKANYPESWPREFPKKKYLNYYTFNDNLIEDLVDVMFLAHHVYQDERYQQAALKAGDFIILAQMPEPQPAWAQQYNSQMQPAWARKFEPPAVTGGESQGIIKTLMQIYIYSGDKKYLKPIPPALAYLKKSELPDGKLARFYELKTNRPLYFTKKYQLTYNDNDLPTHYGFIIKSGVDSLEGRYRRLLDDSPEKLASMRFPTHRVRLTPSLTAKAKSAIESLNSEGAWLKQGDLNASGKENLRTIDTRVFIRNLNTLADFVAAKQKD, encoded by the coding sequence TACCAGCCAGGTTTCCACCGAAGGCGGTTATCTCTGGCTGTACAGTCAGGATCTCAAAGAACGGGAAGGGGAAAATCAGGCGCCTGCTTCGCGTGTCTGGGTTCAGCCTCCGGGAACCCCCAGTGTGGGCGAAGCGTATCTGAGAGCTTATCAGAAAACCGGTGAGCCTTATTTACTGAAAGCAGCGAAATCTGCCGCCTATGCTCTGGTCAACGGACAACTGAAATCGGGTGGCTGGAATTACTACATCGATTATGAAGATCGCAAATCTTATCAGTATCGTGTGAATGGCGGCGGTCCCAAGGCACGCAATACAACCACACTGGATGATAATACGACTCAGGCCGCATTACAGTTCCTGATTCTGATGGATCAGGAACTGAAGTTTCAGGATCAATCAATTCACGAAGCAGCCATGTATGCATTAAACGCATTACTGAAAGCCCAGTATCCCAATGGAGGCTGGCCGCAACGCTTTGACAGTCCACCCGATCCCCAAGAGTATCCTGTGATCAAAGCGAATTATCCGGAAAGCTGGCCGCGCGAGTTTCCTAAGAAAAAGTATCTCAATTACTACACCTTTAACGACAATCTGATTGAAGATCTGGTAGACGTGATGTTTCTGGCACATCACGTGTATCAGGATGAGCGCTATCAGCAGGCTGCATTGAAAGCGGGAGACTTCATCATTCTGGCCCAAATGCCCGAACCACAGCCAGCCTGGGCACAGCAGTATAACAGCCAGATGCAACCAGCCTGGGCTCGCAAGTTCGAACCCCCTGCCGTGACCGGTGGCGAGTCGCAAGGCATTATCAAAACGCTGATGCAGATCTATATTTATTCTGGTGATAAAAAATATCTGAAACCGATTCCACCTGCCCTGGCGTATTTAAAAAAGTCGGAACTGCCTGATGGAAAGCTGGCCCGGTTTTATGAGTTGAAAACCAATCGTCCCCTGTACTTTACGAAAAAGTATCAGTTGACCTACAACGACAATGACCTCCCCACACATTACGGCTTCATTATTAAATCCGGTGTCGATTCTCTGGAGGGTCGTTATCGTAGACTGCTGGATGATTCACCTGAGAAACTGGCTTCCATGCGGTTTCCCACACATCGGGTCCGTTTGACTCCTTCGTTGACAGCGAAGGCGAAATCTGCCATCGAGTCCCTGAACTCCGAAGGTGCCTGGTTGAAACAGGGCGATCTTAATGCATCGGGCAAAGAAAATTTGCGCACGATTGATACCCGTGTCTTCATCCGGAATCTGAACACTTTGGCTGATTTTGTCGCTGCAAAACAAAAGGACTAA
- a CDS encoding sugar phosphate isomerase/epimerase family protein: MLNQNLENLALSHQASRRLFLKQSTAALLAGTMTQTGVSLAAETAPVKPKPGIKKAVKYQMITEPVSVLDKFKMLKDLGFDGTEIHYRSKVDPKEVRRAIDETGVQVHGFLNSSRDELKDSIDQAKYYGGTSVLVVAGRVDNSHPYDVVYQQQQAKLRKHLPYAEQQGIKLLVENVWNNFLLSPLEMARFIDELESPAAGVYFDVGNVVRFGWPEQWIRILGPRIVKLDIKEYSRKKQVDEGLWKGFQVEITEGDCNWSEVRKALADIGYTQGWATAEVKGGDRQRLQDISERMDRALDLA; this comes from the coding sequence ATGTTAAATCAGAATCTGGAAAACCTGGCATTATCACATCAGGCATCCCGTAGATTGTTTCTGAAACAGTCTACCGCCGCACTGCTGGCAGGAACTATGACGCAAACAGGTGTCTCGCTTGCTGCTGAGACTGCGCCGGTAAAACCAAAACCGGGTATCAAAAAAGCGGTGAAGTATCAGATGATTACGGAACCCGTTTCAGTGCTCGATAAATTCAAAATGCTGAAGGATCTCGGCTTTGACGGGACGGAAATTCATTATCGTTCCAAGGTGGATCCCAAAGAAGTGCGACGGGCCATTGATGAAACGGGAGTGCAGGTTCACGGGTTTCTGAACAGCAGTCGCGACGAACTGAAAGATTCCATCGATCAGGCAAAATATTACGGCGGTACGAGTGTGCTGGTCGTCGCCGGCCGCGTGGATAACAGCCATCCGTATGATGTGGTGTATCAACAGCAGCAGGCCAAGCTGAGAAAGCATCTGCCTTATGCCGAGCAGCAGGGCATAAAACTGCTGGTGGAAAATGTCTGGAACAATTTTCTGTTAAGTCCGCTGGAGATGGCGCGTTTCATTGATGAACTGGAGAGTCCCGCGGCAGGCGTGTATTTCGATGTTGGAAATGTCGTTCGGTTCGGCTGGCCCGAACAGTGGATTCGCATCCTGGGCCCCCGGATTGTCAAACTGGATATCAAGGAATACAGTCGCAAGAAACAGGTCGACGAAGGACTCTGGAAAGGTTTTCAGGTTGAGATTACGGAAGGGGACTGCAACTGGTCTGAAGTGCGTAAAGCCCTGGCAGACATAGGTTACACACAAGGCTGGGCGACAGCGGAAGTCAAAGGAGGGGATCGCCAGAGATTGCAGGATATTTCGGAACGCATGGATCGTGCACTTGATCTTGCCTGA
- a CDS encoding DUF11 domain-containing protein: protein MPGSRIRPSSGVISFLLLLLTLSTAACSALAPSQRSSWKLTDPPPLDPQNQPLNGPVPQASPQSRETQRVNPLSQPRTNPQTIPQRQPTSPQPKEDLFAVPESLKQNQPPQPRDLPEQVMPRPQLNVPDIQSRSKPEPLSKQPSGPMMTAPATAGPLEMTVDVIPKRQLGSGATFYLIIKNASDRSVRNVLLECEFDAALMFPGRREKKIGQRLGTLQPGESKEISLTLFSDVLGSHCCRFRALADGDELVWKSVCVEYEKKQLDLSVVGPSSRSIGSRAEYNLKLSNVADVDLNNIQVAVTYDSALIPREASIGSTRESDRLTWTLDTIRVGEGVQLQVEFECEVAAEHACMRVNVTSPDLPNEQVSACLKVTPAQGVLDVQVRDTKDPIARGEETVYEVSIENRGLQPAKDIVLQAKIPRMFRVVSVEAHQGNQKLNLRPEVNQDILRVSPVRELPADAFLKYTILVKAIGSGDGEFNVTISGADAEKLETQVTEITTVNR from the coding sequence ATGCCGGGTAGCAGAATTCGACCCTCATCAGGAGTCATATCATTCCTGCTGCTGCTGTTGACACTCTCGACAGCAGCCTGCTCAGCCCTTGCGCCCAGTCAACGCTCCTCCTGGAAACTGACTGATCCGCCCCCTCTGGACCCCCAGAATCAGCCATTGAACGGTCCCGTTCCGCAGGCATCTCCCCAGTCACGTGAAACGCAACGTGTCAATCCTTTAAGTCAGCCACGAACAAATCCCCAGACGATTCCGCAAAGACAGCCGACTTCGCCCCAACCCAAAGAAGATCTGTTTGCCGTACCGGAATCGCTCAAACAGAATCAGCCTCCTCAACCGCGAGACCTGCCTGAGCAGGTGATGCCGCGTCCCCAGTTGAATGTACCCGATATCCAAAGCAGATCGAAGCCGGAACCTTTATCAAAACAGCCATCAGGCCCCATGATGACTGCACCTGCGACCGCTGGACCGCTGGAGATGACGGTGGACGTCATTCCCAAACGCCAGCTGGGAAGTGGCGCCACATTCTATCTGATCATCAAAAATGCGAGTGATCGCTCCGTCAGAAATGTTCTGCTGGAATGTGAGTTTGATGCCGCCCTGATGTTCCCGGGTCGCCGCGAAAAGAAAATCGGACAGCGTCTGGGCACACTGCAGCCCGGCGAATCAAAAGAGATTTCTCTGACACTCTTCAGTGATGTTCTAGGCAGTCACTGTTGTCGTTTCCGGGCATTGGCTGACGGAGATGAACTGGTCTGGAAATCGGTCTGTGTGGAATATGAAAAGAAGCAACTGGATCTGTCTGTGGTTGGCCCCTCTTCCCGCAGCATCGGCAGCCGGGCAGAATACAACCTGAAACTTTCCAATGTGGCAGACGTCGATCTGAATAACATCCAGGTGGCAGTCACATACGATTCGGCCCTGATCCCTCGCGAAGCATCCATCGGTTCCACCAGGGAATCCGATCGGTTGACATGGACCCTGGATACGATTCGTGTTGGTGAAGGGGTGCAGCTGCAGGTGGAATTCGAATGCGAAGTTGCCGCCGAGCATGCCTGCATGCGAGTCAACGTGACCAGCCCGGACCTGCCCAACGAACAGGTTTCGGCCTGTCTCAAAGTCACCCCTGCACAAGGCGTGCTGGATGTGCAGGTCCGCGACACCAAAGATCCGATTGCCCGCGGCGAAGAGACGGTTTACGAAGTCAGCATCGAAAATCGAGGGCTGCAGCCGGCTAAAGACATCGTCCTTCAGGCAAAAATCCCGCGTATGTTTCGCGTCGTGTCTGTCGAAGCGCACCAGGGAAACCAGAAGCTCAATCTCAGGCCGGAAGTCAATCAGGATATCCTGCGTGTCTCTCCGGTACGTGAACTTCCTGCCGATGCCTTTCTAAAATACACGATTCTGGTCAAAGCGATTGGCTCGGGTGACGGCGAATTTAATGTCACGATTTCCGGTGCGGATGCGGAAAAGCTGGAAACCCAGGTAACCGAAATCACAACGGTAAACCGTTAA